One region of Oryza sativa Japonica Group chromosome 10, ASM3414082v1 genomic DNA includes:
- the LOC136353479 gene encoding uncharacterized protein has translation MAAGRVSRRRSALPVPGSLSHPIKWNHLGTFSSFSPLPRPLVAAPPLPAVVLSLPCHRPPPAASPSSPERRPVAPSPPAASQLLPLHRRRLRFTRRPPETRPRRQPVALVPLYSLQPAAVPRRSVGRRRRLLRRRRGIVSFPGHTSVSPEHRRVATNPSTRLAGVLRPPVPPRLFTGQPRHHHLRHRSGKVALGLASPSTEPLRGPSSLSPFVLVVDVPSVARLVVSRRRLRHRHRSGVFHVVPVSVQPLPAALVASSPAPVVVVVVVLSSFPVVVAFVPPSSRPRPSSVFRQGRCSPVVVFVLGSASSSLVPAASRLRPRIAAEVVPSPFVSVVPGRLRRARSSLSFPRLVAW, from the exons atggccgccggccgtgtttcccgtcgccgttccgccctcccCGTGCCCGGCTCCCTCTCCCATCCAATAAAATGGAACCACCTCGGTACGTTCTccagttttagccccctcccgcgccctctcgtggccgccccgcctctccccgccgtcgtcctctctctcccgtgccaccggccgcctccagccgcctctccctcctcgccggagcgtcgtccggtcgcgccgtcgccgccagcaGCGTCGCAGCTGCTTCCCCTccaccggcgtcgcctccgtttCACGCGGAGaccaccggagacgcgtccccgccggcaaccagtggcattggtgccactgtactccctccagccGGCTGCTGTCCCTCGTCGGAgcgtcggccgacgtcgccgtctccttcgtcgacgccgtggcatcgtctccttccccggccacacctcggtttcgccggaacaccgccgtgtCGCCACCAACCCCTCcacccgcctcgccggagtcctccggccgcccgttcCTCCTCGCTTGTTTACCGGTCAGCCgcggcaccaccacctccggcatcgcagcggcaaggtcgccctcggcctcgcctccccttcgaccgaacccctccgcggtccatcgtcgttgtctccgttcgttctcgtcgtcgacgtcccgtcggtcgcccggctcgtcgtctcgcggcgccgcctccgtcatcgtcatcgcagcggcgtgttccacgtcgtccccgtctccgtgcagccactgccggctgccctcgtcgcctcctcgccggccccggtcgtcgtcgtcgtcgtcgtcctctcgtcgttcccggtcgttgtggcgttcgtccctccgtcgagccgccCTCGTCCGTCCTCGGTGTTTCGTCAaggccgctgcagccccgtcgtcgtcttcgtcctcggctccgcgtcgtcaagcctcgtgccggccgcgtctcgccttcgtccaaggatcgccgccgaagtcgtcccctcgccgttcgtctccgtagttcccggccgcctccgccgcgcccgttcgtcgttgtcgttcccacgcctcgtcgcgtggtg a
- the LOC136353516 gene encoding vegetative cell wall protein gp1-like: MPPRHAAAAPPRRRRTTPLLRCRHYRPPPPEPPRGPYPPPRRPPLSPTLPAASSRLCRLDRAPAGRAVASSSVAATSSTPACPPFPAETPGAASPPSPFSFLRAGRLQSPLPPRPCAVRSRRLLPRPRSHLLSLGQPSVSRGKHRRRVLAGVQWRRHHLSVSGRLLFVAGTPTDVAVSSVDVAASPSTPAAPRFRRNAVAAPASPSSLSPASFRPLLPPRRLVAPLHHHLHQHRSGVFHVILVPVQPLPAVLVASSPVPVVVVLSPFPVVVAFVPPSSRSRPSSAFVKRAATTPSSFSSSAPRRQAPCRPRLAFVQRSPPKPSPRRSSPLCPSVSAAPVRRCRSHASSRGGL, translated from the exons atgccaccgcgccacgccgctgctgcgccgccacgccgccgccgtaccacgccgctgctccgctgccgccactaCCGCCCC ccccctcccgagcctccccgtggtccctatCCACCTccccgtcgccctcctctctctcccacgctgccggccgcctccagccgcctgtgccgcctcgaccgtgcgccggccggccgcgccgtcgcctcctccagcgtcgccgccacctcctccaccccggcttgccctccgtttcccgcggagacccccggagctgcctccccgccgtcgcccttctcgtttctccgcgccggccgcctccagtcgcctctcccgcctcgcccgtgcgccgtccggtcgcgccgtcttctccctcggcctcgcagccacctcctctccctcggtcagccctccgtttcgcggggaaagcaccggagacgcgtcctcgccggtgtccagtggcgtcgccaccacctctccgtctccggccggctgctgttcgtcgccggtacgccgaccgacgtcgccgtctcctccgttgACGTCGCAgcgtcgccctccaccccggctgctcctcggtttcgccggaacgccgtcgccgcgccggcctctccatcctctttgTCGCCGGCATCCTttcggcctctccttcctcctcgtcggctcgtcgccccgctgcaccaccaccttcaccaacatcgtagcggcgtgttccacgtcatcctcgtccccgtgcagccgctgccggctgtcctcgtcgcctcctcgccggtcccggtcgtcgtcgtcctctcgccgttcccggtcgtcgtggcgttcgtccctccgtcgagccgttctcgtccgtcgtccgcgttcgtcaagcgagccgctaCAACCCCGTCCTCGttttcgtcctcggctccgcgtcgtcaagccccgtgccggccgcgtctcgccttcgtccaaagatcgccgccgaagccgtcccctcgccgttcgtctccgttgtgcccgtctgtctccgccgcgcccgttcgtcgttgtcgctcccacgcctcgtcgcgtggtg gcttgtag
- the LOC136353517 gene encoding uncharacterized protein, whose amino-acid sequence MAPPIAGNARVFLGRPPLPLAVPPPEPPRGPYPPPRRPPLSPTLPAASSRLCRLDRAPAGRAVASSSVAATSSTPACRPFPAETPGAASPPSPFSFLRAGRLQSPLPPRPCAVRSRRLLPRPRSHLLSLGQPSVSRGKHRRRVLAGVQWRRHHLSVSGRLLFVAGTPTDVAVSSVDVAASPSTPAAPRFRRNAVAAPASPSSLSPASFRPLLPPRRLVAPLHHHLHQHRSGVFHVILVPVQPLPAVLVASSPVPVVVVVVVLSPFPVVVAFVPPSSRSRPSSAFVKRAAATPSSSSSSAPRRQAPCRPRLAFVQRSPPKPSPRRSSPLCPSVSAAPVRRCRSHASSRGGL is encoded by the exons atggcgcccccaatcgccgggaacgcccgcgtcTTCCTCGGCCGCCCTCCATTGCCGCTGGCCGTg ccccctcccgagcctccccgtggtccctatCCACCTccccgtcgccctcctctctctcccacgctgccggccgcctccagccgcctgtgccgcctcgaccgtgcgccggccggccgcgccgtcgcctcctccagcgtcgccgccacctcctccaccccggcttgccgtccgtttcccgcggagacccccggagctgcctccccgccgtcgcccttctcgtttctccgcgccggccgcctccagtcgcctctcccgcctcgcccgtgcgccgtccggtcgcgccgtcttctccctcggcctcgcagccacctcctctccctcggtcagccctccgtttcgcggggaaagcaccggagacgcgtcctcgccggtgtccagtggcgtcgccaccacctctccgtctccggccggctgctgttcgtcgccggtacgccgaccgacgtcgccgtctcctccgttgACGTCGCAgcgtcgccctccaccccggctgctcctcggtttcgccggaacgccgtcgccgcgccggcctctccatcctctttgtcgccggcgtcctttcggcctctccttcctcctcgtcggctcgtcgccccgctgcaccaccaccttcaccaacatcgtagcggcgtgttccacgtcatcctcgtccccgtgcagccgctgccggctgtcctcgtcgcctcctcgccggtcccggtcgtcgtcgtcgtcgtcgtcctctcgccgttcccggtcgtcgtggcgttcgtccctccgtcgagccgttctcgtccgtcgtccgcgttcgtcaagcgagccgctgcaaccccgtcctcgtcttcgtcctcggctccgcgtcgtcaagccccgtgccggccgcgtctcgccttcgtccaaagatcgccgccgaagccgtcccctcgccgttcgtctccgttgtgcccgtctgtctccgccgcgcccgttcgtcgttgtcgctcccacgcctcgtcgcgtggtg gcttgtag